A single genomic interval of Ammospiza caudacuta isolate bAmmCau1 chromosome 19, bAmmCau1.pri, whole genome shotgun sequence harbors:
- the BLOC1S3 gene encoding biogenesis of lysosome-related organelles complex 1 subunit 3, which translates to MAAPRPPRVVPGEASESDSEPELLVETAGEAPGAGLKVPGEASETDEEEEQQRPKTPPVLAEEPAAVWGGGPSLLQQRLREGTGRLRGAVGSALRHSYGSAARSLGGLGGALGRAQVTAAAAAHCLRLARRDLRAVADTIDIVTACHLLPDIRGQL; encoded by the coding sequence ATGGCCGCCCCCCGCCCTCCCCGCGTGGTGCCGGGCGAAGCCTCCGAGAGCGACTCGGAGCCGGAGCTGCTGGTGGAGACGGCCGGGGAGGCTCCCGGGGCCGGGCTGAAGGTGCCGGGCGAAGCCTCCGAGAcggacgaggaggaggagcagcagaggccGAAGACGCCGCCGGTGCTGGCGGAGGAGCCGGCGGCCGTGTGGGGGGGCGGCCCCTCGCTGCTGCAGCAGCGGCTGCGGGAGGGCACGGGCCGGCTGCGGGGCGCGGTGGGCAGCGCGCTCCGCCACAGCTACGGCAGCGCCGCCCGCAGCCTGGGCGGGCTCGGCGGGGCCCTGGGCCGGGCGCAGGTGACCGCGGCTGCGGCAGCGCACTGCCTGCGCCTGGCCCGCCGCGACCTGCGGGCTGTGGCCGACACCATCGATATCGTCACTGCGTGTCACCTCCTGCCCGACATCCGCGGGCAGCTCTGA